The proteins below are encoded in one region of Parvicella tangerina:
- a CDS encoding M1 family aminopeptidase: MRAITFQLFLFLLTSNLLTFGQEANPYKCSHSTHLFEKTGSTDNLRSDTIDILNYDITLDFANVGSQEIAGICHIKFRSLQNNVSTLSLDLLQLTIDSITQGGQILTYHYNDTLIVANLASALNIGDVDSVTVFYHGQPQGDPSGWGGFYFQGNYSYNLGVGFEADPHNYGRVWHPCFDNFVERATYDITLLTPSNLRGYANGLITSEIDHGSYYERSWSLNQSIPTYLACVAVGQYTHVEQNYLSPITSNSTPMYLIAEPADTTGFKSSFVNLEGAMNGFEQQYGPYLWDKVGFHLVPFTSGAMEHATSIAYPKVAANGSLSNETLMAHELSHHWWGNLVTCRTDGDMWINEGFASYSEKIFLEHVYSYDRYLTDVKANHKDVLLNAHVRDGGYFAISGVPHSITYGDHSYNKGADIAHNLRTYMGDSAFFNGLQSFLADHAFEDVDAYDFRDHLNANSPIDVTDFFEDWVFNAGFPGFVIDSSLLIQNGNNYDVAIYVHQKLRGTNHYYANVPMEITFVSDGWEDTTFSFVCDGEFTTAQFTVPFLPVMSYLNGNDRLSMAVTAENQVVNGTNTQDLSYAMFRYIPSNAPDSSFVRIEHYWVAPDGFQEPENEFAYYISEERFWKVDGIWADGFHATGRVYFTGKPGVSTELDPVLASKPGFHEDSLVLLYRENASSLWHPVENISIQTLGSATDGRAYISFDTLKKGEYTFGWRKSPVSTGKIQNKKINVFPNPVKNWLSIEMEQPFSNHTSLAVYNSSGQLMLTTKYWANQIDVSQLSSGVYFLKIIDHGLETNSITFLKE; this comes from the coding sequence ATGCGAGCCATTACTTTTCAATTATTTCTATTTTTACTTACTTCTAACTTGCTTACTTTTGGGCAAGAAGCAAATCCTTACAAGTGTAGTCATTCCACACATCTCTTCGAAAAAACGGGAAGTACAGACAACCTCAGAAGTGACACTATTGACATTTTGAATTATGACATTACGTTGGATTTTGCCAATGTAGGAAGCCAAGAGATCGCTGGAATATGTCATATTAAATTCCGCTCACTTCAAAATAACGTATCTACACTGAGTTTAGACCTCTTGCAGTTAACAATTGATTCGATAACGCAGGGTGGTCAAATACTTACCTACCATTATAATGACACACTTATCGTAGCAAACCTAGCCAGCGCTCTGAATATTGGTGACGTTGACAGTGTGACGGTATTCTATCATGGTCAACCCCAGGGAGACCCAAGTGGATGGGGCGGCTTTTATTTTCAGGGAAACTATAGCTATAACCTCGGAGTAGGTTTTGAAGCTGACCCGCACAACTATGGTAGAGTGTGGCACCCTTGTTTTGACAACTTTGTGGAACGTGCTACTTATGACATTACCTTACTTACCCCCAGCAATTTGAGAGGTTATGCCAATGGCTTAATAACTTCTGAAATCGATCATGGGAGCTATTATGAGCGTTCATGGAGCCTCAACCAATCAATTCCAACTTATCTGGCCTGTGTTGCTGTTGGGCAGTACACTCATGTTGAACAAAATTACCTAAGCCCGATTACTAGTAACTCAACTCCCATGTATTTGATTGCTGAACCAGCTGACACAACTGGTTTTAAGAGTTCCTTCGTAAACTTAGAGGGAGCGATGAATGGCTTTGAGCAACAATATGGACCTTACCTATGGGACAAAGTAGGTTTTCATCTGGTTCCATTTACTTCTGGGGCCATGGAACATGCTACCAGCATCGCTTATCCAAAGGTAGCTGCAAATGGCTCATTATCCAATGAAACCTTAATGGCTCATGAGCTCTCCCATCATTGGTGGGGTAACCTAGTTACTTGTCGAACGGATGGTGATATGTGGATCAATGAGGGCTTTGCCAGCTATTCAGAAAAAATCTTCCTGGAACACGTGTACTCTTATGATCGTTACCTGACTGATGTTAAAGCGAATCATAAGGATGTTCTGCTAAACGCACACGTTAGAGACGGTGGATATTTTGCCATATCAGGTGTTCCTCATTCAATTACTTATGGAGACCATTCCTATAACAAGGGAGCAGACATAGCACATAACCTTAGGACATATATGGGTGATTCAGCATTCTTCAATGGACTTCAATCCTTTCTTGCTGACCATGCTTTTGAAGATGTGGATGCGTATGATTTTAGGGACCATTTGAATGCAAACTCCCCTATCGATGTAACTGACTTTTTTGAAGATTGGGTGTTCAATGCAGGGTTTCCAGGGTTCGTTATTGATTCCTCGCTTTTGATTCAAAACGGCAACAATTACGATGTAGCGATTTACGTTCACCAAAAACTTCGTGGGACCAATCACTACTATGCGAACGTGCCCATGGAGATCACGTTTGTTTCAGACGGTTGGGAAGACACCACATTTTCATTTGTTTGTGATGGTGAGTTTACTACGGCTCAATTTACCGTTCCTTTCCTTCCAGTGATGTCATACCTTAATGGCAACGATCGATTAAGCATGGCGGTTACGGCCGAAAATCAAGTAGTTAATGGCACGAATACACAAGACCTTAGCTACGCTATGTTCAGATATATTCCGAGTAATGCGCCTGACAGTAGCTTTGTTAGAATAGAACATTATTGGGTAGCACCAGATGGTTTTCAAGAGCCTGAAAATGAGTTTGCGTATTACATTAGCGAAGAAAGGTTTTGGAAAGTTGATGGCATTTGGGCGGATGGTTTCCACGCTACAGGCAGAGTATATTTTACAGGTAAACCTGGCGTATCAACAGAATTAGACCCAGTTTTGGCATCAAAACCTGGCTTTCATGAGGATTCATTGGTACTTCTCTACAGAGAGAATGCTTCCTCCCTTTGGCATCCTGTGGAAAACATTAGCATTCAAACCCTTGGATCTGCCACTGATGGCAGAGCTTACATTAGCTTTGATACGTTAAAAAAAGGAGAATATACGTTTGGCTGGAGGAAGTCTCCTGTTTCAACAGGCAAAATCCAAAATAAAAAGATAAACGTCTTTCCCAACCCTGTAAAGAATTGGCTTTCTATTGAAATGGAGCAACCCTTTAGTAACCATACCTCTTTGGCGGTCTACAACTCTTCTGGACAACTCATGCTTACAACTAAGTATTGGGCCAATCAAATTGATGTGTCTCAACTTTCTTCAGGCGTCTATTTCTTAAAAATCATTGACCACGGCTTAGAGACAAATTCCATCACTTTCTTGAAAGAATAA
- a CDS encoding TlpA family protein disulfide reductase translates to MRKIKLFIIPLFSILILTSSFHWPPEKQFWSIKAWLKSIQGTQVGINVGDIAPDIKMGGIDGKELSLYDLRGKVVLIDFWASWCGPCRYENPNVVEAYDKYHSEKFRNGKGFEVFSVSLDAYKSAWTNAVKKDNLKWKYHVCDFKKWSNEAAKLYKINSIPTNVLVDGNGVIIAKNLRGIELHKALDKILE, encoded by the coding sequence ATGAGAAAGATTAAGTTATTTATTATTCCATTGTTCAGCATTTTGATTCTGACAAGTAGTTTTCATTGGCCTCCTGAAAAACAGTTCTGGTCAATAAAAGCATGGCTAAAGAGTATTCAGGGAACACAAGTTGGTATTAACGTTGGAGACATTGCGCCAGATATAAAAATGGGAGGTATTGATGGGAAGGAACTTTCCCTATACGATCTTAGGGGTAAGGTTGTTTTAATTGATTTTTGGGCAAGTTGGTGCGGTCCATGTAGGTATGAAAACCCCAATGTAGTAGAAGCATACGATAAATATCACAGTGAAAAATTTCGAAACGGGAAAGGTTTTGAAGTGTTTAGCGTATCACTTGACGCCTATAAATCAGCATGGACAAATGCCGTCAAAAAAGATAACTTAAAATGGAAGTACCACGTTTGTGACTTTAAAAAATGGTCCAATGAAGCGGCTAAGCTTTACAAAATTAACTCGATTCCTACTAATGTGTTGGTAGATGGTAATGGAGTAATTATTGCTAAGAATCTTAGAGGAATTGAACTCCATAAGGCCCTAGATAAAATTCTAGAATAG
- a CDS encoding HesA/MoeB/ThiF family protein produces the protein MDRYSRQTKLTNINERGQELLLTSSVLIIGVGGLGCPVAQYLVGAGVGRVGLVDGDTVDLSNLHRQVLYTEEDCRSPKASAAMRHLKNLNSTVELEAFDSYLSEAMALELFDRFEIIIDCTDNIPARLLINDVCCKLDKAWVYGGVRQFEGQVSVFNHENGPSYKCLFPNHAVNQASCIDEGVLGTSPGIVGTYMANETIKLILGIGDLLSGKLMVINFLSNSTHIYVVKRNPENFVFGEFETIRTITPIELKNKFGKEDFLLIDVREANEVAICTLPDAIHLPLSTFSTSYEVIENETRRPIIAYCHHGMRSLQALQFLQSKGFQNLHNLSGGIDQWAKEIDPAMKRY, from the coding sequence ATGGATCGTTACTCGAGACAAACGAAGCTAACAAATATTAATGAAAGAGGTCAGGAACTACTCCTGACCTCTTCTGTTTTGATTATTGGGGTTGGCGGATTAGGATGCCCAGTTGCCCAATACCTTGTGGGTGCTGGAGTGGGAAGAGTTGGTCTAGTTGATGGCGATACTGTTGATCTCTCCAACCTTCACCGACAAGTACTCTACACCGAAGAAGATTGCAGATCACCAAAAGCATCTGCTGCCATGCGTCACCTCAAGAACCTCAACTCAACAGTTGAGCTAGAAGCTTTTGACTCCTATCTATCTGAAGCGATGGCTTTGGAGTTATTTGATCGCTTTGAAATAATCATTGACTGCACCGATAACATCCCTGCGAGATTGCTGATTAATGATGTATGCTGCAAACTAGATAAAGCATGGGTGTACGGGGGCGTAAGACAGTTTGAAGGGCAAGTGTCTGTATTCAACCATGAAAACGGACCTAGTTATAAATGTCTATTTCCAAATCATGCTGTTAATCAGGCTTCTTGTATAGACGAGGGAGTTTTGGGTACCTCCCCAGGAATAGTTGGCACCTACATGGCCAATGAAACCATCAAACTCATTTTAGGCATTGGTGACCTACTAAGTGGAAAGCTGATGGTCATTAACTTCCTGAGCAATAGCACACACATTTATGTCGTTAAACGTAACCCTGAAAACTTTGTGTTCGGTGAATTTGAAACGATCAGAACCATCACTCCAATTGAATTGAAGAATAAATTTGGAAAAGAAGATTTTCTTTTGATCGATGTTCGCGAAGCAAATGAAGTTGCTATTTGCACTCTTCCTGACGCTATCCATCTTCCGCTCTCAACATTTAGTACTTCCTACGAGGTTATTGAGAACGAAACGCGAAGACCTATCATCGCCTATTGTCATCATGGCATGAGGAGTTTACAAGCTCTTCAGTTCCTTCAATCTAAAGGGTTTCAAAACTTACATAACCTATCTGGAGGCATTGATCAATGGGCCAAGGAAATAGATCCCGCAATGAAAAGGTATTAA
- the murA gene encoding UDP-N-acetylglucosamine 1-carboxyvinyltransferase produces the protein MGSFEVFGGNKLKGELTPQGAKNEALQVLNTVLLTDQEVIISNIPDIVDVNKLINLLQALGVKVQKLDKGKYSFLADDIDVDYMLTDEFKQKGASLRGSIMIVGPLLARFGKGYIPKPGGDKIGRRRLDTHFIGFEKLGAGFKYDAATNFFKAEAPGNRLKGTYMLLDEASVTGTANIVMAAVLAEGKTTIYNAACEPYLQQLCKMLNSMGAKISGVGSNLLTIEGVEKLGGCEHRILPDMIEIGSFIGLAAMTQSDITIKNVSYENLGIIPDVFKRLGIKMELIGDDLRIPEQELYEIETFIDGSIMTISDAPWPGFTPDLLSIILVTATQARGSVLVHQKMFESRLFFVDKLIDMGAQIILCDPHRATVIGLERKTQLRGITMTSPDIRAGVSLLIAALSAEGRSLIHNIEQIDRGYENIELRLNNLGADIRRI, from the coding sequence ATGGGTTCATTCGAAGTATTTGGGGGTAACAAATTAAAAGGTGAGTTAACTCCTCAAGGAGCAAAAAATGAGGCGCTTCAAGTATTAAACACCGTTCTGCTTACTGATCAGGAAGTTATCATTTCAAACATTCCTGATATTGTCGATGTAAACAAACTAATCAACCTACTTCAAGCTTTGGGGGTTAAAGTTCAAAAGCTAGACAAAGGAAAATATAGCTTTTTAGCAGACGATATTGATGTAGACTATATGCTTACTGACGAGTTTAAGCAGAAAGGTGCTAGTCTACGAGGTTCAATTATGATCGTAGGACCTTTATTGGCGAGATTTGGGAAAGGGTATATTCCAAAACCAGGTGGAGACAAAATTGGAAGAAGAAGGCTAGACACACATTTTATTGGTTTTGAGAAGTTAGGTGCTGGGTTTAAATATGATGCGGCTACCAACTTCTTTAAAGCAGAAGCTCCAGGGAACCGGCTAAAGGGAACTTATATGTTGCTCGATGAGGCATCAGTTACGGGAACAGCCAACATCGTTATGGCAGCGGTTCTAGCTGAAGGGAAAACGACCATCTATAACGCTGCGTGCGAACCCTACTTGCAACAACTTTGTAAGATGCTGAACAGTATGGGCGCAAAGATTTCTGGTGTAGGATCTAATCTATTGACTATAGAAGGCGTTGAGAAACTAGGCGGTTGTGAACATCGCATCTTGCCAGATATGATTGAGATTGGTAGTTTTATAGGGCTTGCGGCAATGACCCAATCTGACATCACAATTAAAAATGTTTCCTACGAAAACCTTGGTATTATTCCTGATGTTTTCAAACGTTTGGGGATAAAAATGGAATTGATAGGTGATGACCTCCGAATTCCAGAACAAGAACTCTACGAAATTGAGACGTTTATTGACGGTTCAATCATGACCATTTCAGACGCTCCATGGCCAGGGTTTACACCAGATTTATTAAGTATTATTCTCGTAACAGCCACACAAGCCAGAGGAAGCGTGTTAGTTCATCAAAAAATGTTTGAAAGCCGCCTGTTCTTTGTAGATAAACTCATTGATATGGGAGCACAGATAATTCTTTGTGATCCACATCGTGCAACAGTTATTGGCCTGGAACGAAAAACGCAGTTACGTGGAATTACCATGACCTCTCCTGATATTCGTGCTGGAGTATCTCTATTGATTGCTGCTTTATCAGCCGAAGGCAGATCTCTTATTCACAACATTGAGCAAATTGACCGGGGGTATGAAAACATTGAATTAAGACTGAATAATTTAGGTGCTGATATCCGCAGGATATAG